One window of Arthrobacter oryzae genomic DNA carries:
- a CDS encoding cyclophilin-like fold protein → MSTEARAAGTPITISFDCAAVSGRLLGNATARSLIDRLPLKLSFSDFGGQEKLAKLPSPLSLDGVPSGGDADPLTIGYYAPGQVLVLYYEHVGYYRGIVRIGTFDDLAAIRDRKSRFTATLSLGT, encoded by the coding sequence ATGAGCACCGAAGCGCGCGCGGCAGGCACTCCGATCACCATCAGCTTCGACTGTGCCGCCGTCAGCGGAAGACTTTTGGGCAACGCGACTGCGCGCTCCTTGATCGACCGGCTTCCCCTGAAGCTTTCCTTCAGCGATTTCGGCGGACAGGAAAAGCTCGCAAAACTTCCGTCACCCCTCTCGCTCGACGGCGTTCCGTCCGGCGGCGACGCCGATCCACTGACGATCGGGTACTACGCACCGGGCCAGGTCCTGGTCCTCTACTACGAGCACGTCGGGTATTACCGAGGGATCGTCCGGATCGGGACTTTCGATGATCTTGCGGCCATCCGGGACCGCAAAAGCCGATTTACCGCGACCCTCAGCCTTGGAACCTGA